Proteins encoded by one window of Brevibacterium atlanticum:
- a CDS encoding LysR substrate-binding domain-containing protein — protein sequence MHDLTDMKEWPELQALGLLVALSGNARSIGQAAAKLDLAQPNASRSLRNLERDLKVPLLRRSPRGTELTVEGQAVAEWASTVIEAYDTLNAGVRAIQDARAGTVKVSASLTVAEYLMPRHLTTFRAAHPEIGIGLSVENSATVIDRVRRQSCDLGLIESVSVPSDLTAEVVGRDRLMIACAPSFAEAWSKPITAEALAEVPLLVREIGSGTREAIDSALSRAGGVRVAGEYGSNSALRIAAATAVAPVVLSELALRDDFRSGRLLPLPVDDSVDLSRELHAVWSPGRRQTPGARLLLEHMVRSLG from the coding sequence ATGCATGACCTCACGGACATGAAGGAGTGGCCCGAACTGCAGGCGCTCGGGCTGCTCGTGGCCCTCAGCGGCAATGCGCGCTCGATCGGCCAGGCCGCGGCGAAGCTCGACCTCGCCCAGCCGAACGCCTCGCGCAGCCTGCGCAATCTCGAGCGTGACCTCAAGGTGCCGCTGCTCAGACGCTCGCCGCGCGGCACCGAACTCACCGTCGAAGGTCAGGCCGTCGCTGAATGGGCGTCGACGGTCATCGAAGCCTATGACACCCTCAACGCCGGCGTCCGCGCGATCCAGGACGCCCGCGCCGGCACCGTCAAGGTCAGCGCCTCGCTCACGGTCGCCGAATACCTCATGCCCCGCCACCTCACGACCTTCCGCGCCGCCCACCCGGAGATCGGCATCGGCCTGTCCGTGGAGAACTCCGCCACCGTCATCGACCGGGTGCGCCGGCAGAGCTGCGACCTCGGGCTCATCGAATCCGTGTCCGTGCCCTCCGACCTCACCGCCGAGGTGGTCGGTCGTGACCGACTCATGATCGCCTGTGCCCCGAGCTTCGCCGAGGCATGGTCGAAGCCCATCACCGCCGAGGCGCTCGCCGAGGTTCCGCTCTTAGTCAGGGAGATCGGCTCGGGCACTCGGGAAGCCATCGACTCCGCCCTCTCAAGAGCCGGGGGAGTCCGCGTGGCCGGGGAATACGGGTCGAACTCCGCCCTGCGCATCGCCGCGGCCACCGCCGTCGCCCCCGTTGTGCTCTCCGAGCTCGCGCTGCGTGATGACTTCCGGTCCGGGCGACTGCTGCCGCTGCCCGTCGACGACTCCGTCGACCTCTCCCGCGAACTCCACGCCGTCTGGTCACCCGGCCGTCGCCAGACGCCCGGGGCCCGCCTGCTGCTCGAGCACATGGTCCGCAGCCTCGGGTGA
- a CDS encoding YeiH family protein yields the protein MHRITSLLPGLAVAALATAIAWPISMLLPVLSPLLVAIVLGIALGNLAPNLPETVLPGLNFAAKPLLRVGIVALGAQVVLGDILDLGWLVLVLAAVIVAAGICSALALARPFRVDRDLAVLIGCGFGICGAAAVAGVESTLRSKKEDVAAAIGLVVLFGTLMIAIIPSLATAFGLAPATAGTWGGASTHEVAQVVAIGGIIGPAGLEVAVLVKLARVIMLAPTVAVFSYAVRRSEAKAHTHAQSTLAEAGAWSGPAAEGSARSDSTGSDGAGSGAAGSAGVGTGAADSAGTGSGPARTATASAKTPRPPIVPLFVLGFLAMAALRTFGLIPEFAVTGLGWIQTVCLAMAMFALGRGVQWRALKNLGARPLALAAAVTIIVGIIGLGGALLLT from the coding sequence ATGCACCGCATCACCTCTCTCCTCCCCGGACTCGCCGTCGCGGCTCTCGCGACGGCGATCGCCTGGCCGATCTCCATGCTGCTGCCGGTCCTCTCCCCTCTCCTCGTGGCGATCGTGCTCGGCATCGCTCTGGGCAACCTCGCACCCAACCTGCCCGAGACGGTTCTGCCCGGCCTCAACTTCGCGGCGAAACCGCTGCTGCGCGTGGGCATCGTCGCCCTCGGCGCGCAGGTCGTGCTCGGTGACATCCTCGACCTCGGCTGGCTCGTCCTCGTGCTGGCCGCCGTCATCGTCGCCGCAGGAATCTGCTCCGCGCTGGCTCTCGCGCGGCCGTTCCGGGTCGATCGTGACCTCGCAGTGCTCATCGGCTGCGGGTTCGGCATCTGCGGCGCCGCGGCTGTCGCCGGTGTCGAGTCGACCCTGCGCTCGAAGAAGGAGGATGTGGCCGCAGCGATCGGTCTCGTCGTCCTGTTCGGCACCCTGATGATCGCGATCATCCCCTCCCTGGCGACCGCCTTCGGACTCGCACCGGCCACCGCTGGCACGTGGGGCGGGGCGTCGACCCACGAGGTGGCCCAGGTCGTTGCGATCGGCGGCATCATCGGGCCCGCCGGCCTCGAGGTCGCCGTCCTCGTCAAGCTCGCCCGCGTCATCATGCTCGCCCCCACCGTCGCCGTGTTCAGCTATGCGGTGCGCCGCAGCGAGGCCAAGGCGCACACGCATGCACAGTCCACCCTCGCCGAGGCGGGTGCATGGTCGGGTCCCGCCGCCGAGGGGAGTGCCCGGTCGGATTCGACAGGCTCAGATGGCGCGGGGTCGGGTGCGGCCGGCTCGGCTGGTGTCGGAACGGGCGCTGCCGATTCAGCTGGCACCGGATCGGGTCCGGCCCGCACCGCCACGGCATCTGCGAAGACTCCACGGCCGCCGATCGTGCCGCTGTTCGTTCTCGGCTTCCTCGCCATGGCCGCGCTGCGCACCTTCGGCCTGATCCCGGAGTTCGCGGTGACGGGACTCGGCTGGATCCAGACCGTGTGCCTGGCTATGGCCATGTTCGCCCTCGGCCGCGGCGTGCAGTGGCGGGCGCTGAAGAACCTCGGCGCCCGCCCCCTCGCCTTGGCCGCCGCGGTAACGATCATCGTCGGGATCATCGGCCTCGGCGGGGCGCTCCTCCTCACCTGA
- a CDS encoding SLC13 family permease gives MLTQIIALLIFVALFAVGAVRGVQIGVLMLVGAAGTGLLLTDMTVDDIIAEFPLDIMVLLAGVTYFFAIAQENGTVDRIIDWALERVGSSAVLLPAVFFVITGCIAAMGAPLAGLVMMPVGMQVARKYGVDYALMGLAICFAIGAGGFAPTSLYGIVTYSTARGAGIDLSPYVLFGIAVVTYLIMLVVAYFMYGRSLFGRKSAAAVATGTESAGSDGSGSAADGTGTTADANSRISRGSASATKVAFGEDDEDEALFDSSSSEPTGDSAPFTFVQILTVIFMIGLVGSVVVLAALGNDPDIGLLCFLFGAILSLVDPKTGKAALPKIDWSTVLLVGGIITFVGVLQNMGAVDLLGEGAESIGSPLIAAFVLCIVGGLVSAFASTTGILAALVPLALPLIAAGGVPGWALIAALGVCSAVVDVSPFSTLGATVVATAPVEDKPRLTRILVKFGMSMVVIGPVALVGGLVVPAMLF, from the coding sequence ATGCTCACCCAGATCATCGCCCTCCTCATCTTTGTGGCCCTCTTCGCCGTCGGCGCAGTCCGCGGCGTGCAGATCGGCGTACTCATGCTCGTCGGCGCGGCCGGCACCGGACTTCTGCTCACCGACATGACCGTCGATGACATCATCGCCGAGTTCCCCCTCGACATCATGGTCCTCCTCGCCGGAGTGACCTACTTCTTCGCCATCGCCCAGGAGAACGGCACCGTCGATCGGATCATCGACTGGGCCCTCGAACGCGTCGGCTCCTCGGCAGTCCTCCTGCCGGCAGTCTTCTTCGTCATCACCGGCTGCATCGCTGCGATGGGCGCACCGCTTGCAGGCCTCGTCATGATGCCCGTGGGCATGCAGGTCGCCCGCAAGTACGGGGTCGATTACGCACTCATGGGGCTCGCGATCTGCTTCGCCATCGGCGCCGGCGGCTTCGCTCCGACCAGCCTCTACGGCATCGTCACCTACAGCACCGCACGCGGGGCCGGGATCGACCTCTCCCCCTATGTGCTCTTCGGCATCGCCGTCGTCACCTATCTCATCATGCTCGTCGTCGCCTACTTCATGTACGGACGATCCCTGTTCGGCCGGAAGTCCGCCGCCGCTGTCGCGACCGGCACAGAGTCCGCCGGTTCTGATGGTTCCGGTTCCGCCGCCGATGGCACCGGCACCACAGCGGATGCGAACTCACGGATCTCCCGCGGGTCCGCCTCGGCGACGAAGGTGGCCTTCGGTGAGGACGACGAGGACGAAGCGCTCTTCGACTCCTCGAGCTCGGAGCCCACCGGTGATTCCGCACCGTTCACGTTCGTGCAGATCCTCACCGTCATCTTCATGATCGGCCTCGTCGGCAGCGTCGTCGTCCTCGCCGCCCTCGGCAACGATCCGGACATCGGTTTGCTGTGCTTCCTCTTCGGCGCGATCCTCTCCCTCGTCGATCCGAAGACCGGCAAGGCCGCGCTTCCGAAGATCGACTGGTCGACCGTGCTGCTCGTCGGCGGCATCATCACGTTCGTCGGGGTGCTGCAGAACATGGGAGCCGTCGACCTCCTCGGCGAGGGCGCCGAGTCGATCGGTTCGCCGCTCATCGCGGCATTCGTCCTCTGCATCGTCGGCGGGCTCGTGTCCGCGTTCGCCTCGACCACGGGCATTCTCGCGGCCCTCGTGCCACTGGCCCTGCCGCTCATCGCCGCAGGTGGAGTGCCCGGTTGGGCGCTCATCGCGGCACTGGGAGTGTGCTCGGCCGTCGTCGACGTCTCGCCGTTCTCGACCCTCGGTGCCACTGTCGTGGCCACCGCCCCGGTCGAGGACAAGCCGCGCCTGACGCGCATCCTCGTGAAGTTCGGCATGTCGATGGTCGTCATCGGGCCCGTGGCACTGGTCGGCGGACTCGTGGTGCCCGCGATGCTGTTCTGA
- a CDS encoding GNAT family N-acetyltransferase has protein sequence MSSPHPVTMVDAHQMILHEAGYEVTELTEADISDYVALVSSAYRGEGSKQGWTTEADILGGQRLDVPMAEEMLAEADSVILLVRDAQGRAVASVYLREPENGEAYLGVLAVSPLGQGKGVGSALMNLAEAWVSERWSAHAMRMSVINKRDELIAYYERRGYERTGEVAPFPYGDERFGVPKVDDLEFVLLLKPLG, from the coding sequence ATGTCCTCACCCCACCCGGTCACCATGGTGGATGCGCACCAGATGATCCTCCACGAGGCCGGGTACGAGGTCACCGAACTCACCGAGGCGGACATCTCCGACTACGTCGCACTCGTGTCCTCGGCCTATCGCGGGGAGGGGTCGAAGCAGGGCTGGACCACCGAGGCGGACATCCTCGGCGGGCAGCGTCTCGACGTGCCGATGGCCGAGGAGATGCTCGCCGAGGCCGACTCCGTGATCCTGCTCGTCCGCGACGCGCAGGGACGGGCCGTGGCCAGCGTCTACCTGCGCGAACCCGAGAATGGGGAGGCCTACCTCGGCGTGCTGGCGGTCTCACCGCTGGGTCAGGGCAAGGGTGTGGGGTCAGCACTGATGAACCTCGCCGAGGCGTGGGTGTCTGAACGCTGGAGCGCGCACGCGATGCGGATGAGCGTGATCAACAAGCGCGATGAACTCATCGCCTACTACGAGCGCCGAGGCTACGAGCGCACCGGTGAGGTCGCGCCCTTCCCCTACGGCGACGAGCGCTTCGGGGTCCCGAAGGTCGACGATCTGGAGTTCGTGCTGCTGCTCAAGCCGCTGGGGTGA
- a CDS encoding GNAT family N-acetyltransferase — translation MDFEVNGETFTVAEDAAAHRFTVSHDGTVIGVADYIDREAGPDDTAEGAVRTFTHTEVSPEWGGRGLAAHLVRFALETSAEAGLKFRTTCSYVHNFLQKNTEFDAYVA, via the coding sequence ATGGACTTCGAGGTCAACGGAGAGACCTTCACCGTCGCCGAGGATGCCGCCGCCCACCGCTTCACCGTCTCCCACGACGGCACGGTCATCGGCGTCGCGGACTACATCGACCGTGAGGCCGGCCCCGACGACACCGCCGAGGGCGCGGTCCGCACCTTCACCCACACCGAGGTCTCCCCCGAATGGGGCGGGCGCGGGCTCGCCGCCCACCTTGTGCGCTTCGCGCTTGAGACCAGCGCCGAGGCGGGGCTGAAGTTCCGCACGACGTGCTCCTACGTGCACAATTTCCTGCAGAAGAACACAGAGTTCGACGCGTACGTCGCCTGA
- a CDS encoding DUF2306 domain-containing protein, with amino-acid sequence MSTLFVAIHAIAASGVVLLGPIQILRRTKDRKHRFIGRSWVILMYFVCVSGMFIYSLTGSFTAFHALAIWTFISTTLGVMAIRRGKVRRHIFMMVGSYLGAVTAGVFAAIIPGRDIPRLAVSDPELLWSLVALVIVLATAWAVFVLGFVSGQDRVSADAGDAVPASAPEALSPVGAIAAPTSSSSAHADAAPLPAGVSSAPTGEPLAPADQQ; translated from the coding sequence ATGTCCACATTGTTCGTAGCCATCCATGCCATTGCCGCCTCGGGTGTCGTACTGCTGGGCCCGATTCAGATCCTCCGCCGCACCAAGGACCGCAAGCACCGCTTCATCGGCCGGTCCTGGGTCATCCTCATGTACTTCGTGTGCGTCAGCGGAATGTTCATCTACTCCTTGACCGGATCGTTCACGGCCTTCCACGCGTTGGCGATCTGGACCTTCATCTCCACGACCCTCGGCGTGATGGCCATTCGCCGCGGCAAGGTCCGCCGCCACATCTTCATGATGGTCGGTTCCTACCTGGGTGCGGTGACCGCGGGCGTCTTCGCAGCGATCATCCCCGGTCGTGATATCCCGCGGCTGGCCGTCAGCGATCCGGAACTGCTGTGGTCGCTCGTGGCCTTGGTGATCGTGCTGGCCACGGCCTGGGCGGTGTTCGTGCTGGGCTTCGTCTCCGGGCAGGACCGTGTGTCGGCCGATGCCGGTGATGCGGTGCCGGCGTCTGCTCCCGAAGCATTGTCTCCGGTGGGGGCGATAGCCGCACCGACGAGCTCATCGTCCGCTCACGCGGATGCAGCGCCACTGCCGGCTGGTGTGTCGTCAGCGCCGACGGGCGAGCCGCTCGCACCTGCCGACCAGCAGTGA